GCCGCGTGTGCAGGTCGAGGTCGTGCCCGTACGCATGGGTCAGGTGCACCACGTCGTCCCCGACCTGGAACGCGAGCAGCAGCCTCCCGTCCGGCCGCACGACCCGGGCGAACTCGGCGTACAGCTCGTCCTGCCGCTCCTCGGGCGTGTGGATGACCGAGTACCAGGCGAGGGCACCGGCGAGCCCGGCATCCCCGAACGGCAGCGCTGCCATCGACGCGACCTCGAAGCGCACCGCCGGATGGTCGCGGCGGGCGGCCTCCACCATCCGGGGCGAGAGGTCGATCCCGACGACGTCGAGCCCGCGGTCCGCCAGATACCCGGCGATCCGGCCGGGACCGCACCCGAGGTCGCCGACCGCTCCCCCGCCGGCCCGGCGGATCTGCTCGGCGAAGACATCGAGCATGGCGCGATCGAACTCGCTCTCGGCGAGGTCGTCGCGCAGCAGGTCGGCGTAGTCATCGGCCACCGTGTCATAGGCGGCGCGGGTGGCAATGACGTCGGGATGCTCGCTCACCCGACTCATCGTAGGGCGGACGAACCACCGGGCACGACGGGTCCGTCCGCGCTCTCGCGGAGGAACTCGTCCCAGGTGCGCACCCCGCGCTGAGCCGACGCGTCGGCGAGGTTGTCCCCCGCCCGGTACGCGCGGCCCACGGCCCCGGGGAGCCGCACCGGCAGCGTCGGACGGCGGCGGCCGCTGTAGCGGCGGACGAGCTCGACGAGGTCCAGCACCTCCGGTCCCGCGAGGTCAGGGACCCTGCCGGCGGGTTCCGAAAGGGCGAGGGACGCGAGTCGCTCCGCGACCTCCTCGCGGTGCACCGGTTCGAAGCGCAGGCCTCCCGGCGCGGGCGTCAGCGGCAGCCGGGACAGGCCGCGCACCAGCGGCAGCACGAATTCGTGCAGCTGGGACACCGCCAGGATGCTCCACGGCACACCCGAGGCCTCGACGGCGCGTTCCGCGGTCGCCTTCGCCCGGAAGTAGCCGATCGGCATCCGACCGGCGCCCACCACCGAGATCAGGATGAGGTGAGCGGTCCCCGCGCGCCGCGCCGCCTCCGCGACCGTGTCGGCCGCACGGTCGTCGCCGCGCGCGCCCCCGGCGAGGTGCAGGACAGTGCCCGCATCCGCGAAGGCCGCATCCAGCCCGACGCCCTTCACGGTGTCTCCCACCACCTGCCGGACCCGGGCATCCCCTGACGCAGGCAGTGGATGACGGCTCAGCACGCGCACGTCGTGTCCGGCCGCCACCAGCCGCGGGACGACGCTGCGCCCGATTCGTCCTGTCCCTCCTGTCACCACGATGGTCTCGTTCACCGTCGTCCTCCCGTCATCTGTGTCACACGCGCCGGTTCCGGCTCGTCGATAGGGTGACGACCGGGAGACGGAGGATGTGACATGACCGACGCAGATCTGCTCGCCGAGCGCTTCCAGGCGGCGCGTCCCCGCCTCACGGCGATCGCGACCCGCCTGCTGTCCAGTTCGGTGGACGCCGAGGACGCGGTGCAGGAGACCTGGCTGCGCCTGAGGAGCGCCGATGTCGCAACGATCGAGAACGTCGACGCCTGGCTGACGACCGTGCTGTCGCGGATCTGCCTCGACCAGCTGCGCACCCCGCGCCGTCTGCGCGAGCGCTCGTGGGAGGTGAGGCCCTGGCCGGCTGAGCCGCGGTCCGTCCTGGGGGATCCCGCCGCCGAGGCGGAGCAGGGTGAGCGCGTCGCCGCCGCCCTGCTCCTCGTGCTGGACGAGCTCCGCCCGGCGGAACGGATCGCTTTCGTGCTGCACGACGTCTTCGGACGGCCGTTCGACGAGGTGGCCGAGGCTCTCGGGCGTTCGCCCGAGGCGGCGCGGCAACTGGCGTCGCGCGCCCGGCGACGCCTGCACGGTTCGACCGACCCGAGGCGACCCGACGCCCATCGAGCGCGCCCGCTGGTGGATGCGTGGCTCCAGGCCGCGCAGCAGGGCGACGTCACGCGCCTCCTGGCGCTCCTCGATGAGAACGCCACCCTGCGCGCCGACTACGGCGCGACACAGCAACGGCTGGCAGGCCGGCAGCAGATCGCCGAGCAGGCGGTCCTGTCCGCACGGCTCGCCGCGCACTCCACCCCCGTCCTCCTCGGCGGACGACCGGGCGTCGCCGCCGTCCTGTCCGGCCGGGTCGTATCCGTGATGGCGTTCGAGATCGAGGGCGACCGCATCCTCCGCCTCGACGTCCTGGCCGACCCGGGGCGTCTCGCCGGACTCCGCGTCGCCGAGGCGCTCGGGATCGCCTGACGACGAAGCGCCCCCGGCCGTGTGGGCCGGGGGCGCTTCTGGGAGGGTCTTACCGCAGGTACCTGTCGTAGAGGAGGGTCCTGCGGCACAGATCCGGTGGGTGGCAGCCGCTGTCGCGGTCCTCCCCGTGGAGCAGTGCGTGGCCGAAGCCGCGCAGCGCGGAGGCGTATGCACGCCAAGAGCTTGTACTCATCGTGGTTCTTCTTCCGGTTGTGCGTCCTTGCACACCGATGCACGCTGGCAGGCGCGATCGGACGCGATGGATGGTGAGCATCCGCGTCCGCACGTCGCTTAACGCACGGAGGGCGTCGCCCCGTTGCGGGGGCGACGCCCTCCGCAACGCGGACACTCTCTATGGGAGGAGTCCGCGTCGCGCCTGTGTTAGTTACAACACAGTGGCCTGTCAGCCTGTCAGTAAGAAGAGCCCCGAGGGGCGCGAATTACTTGAGGGTGACGGTGGCGCCAGCCTCTTCGAGCTGGGCCTTCGCCTTGTCGGCGGTCTCCTTGTTGGCGCCCTCGATGACGGTGCTCGGGGCACCGTCGACGAGTGCCTTCGCCTCACCGAGGCCGAGGCTGGTGAGGGCGCGCACCTCCTTGATGACCTGGATCTTCTTGTCACCGGCGGCCTCGAGGACGACGTCGAAGGAGTCCTTCTCCTCGACCTCTTCGGCAGCGGCACCCGCACCACCGGCGGCCGGGGCGGCCACGGCGACGGGGGCGGCGGCGGTGACCTCGAAGGTCTCCTCGAACTTCTTCACGAACTCGCTGAGCTCGATGAGCGTGAGCTCCTTGAACGCGTCGAGCAGCTCATCAGTCGTAAGCTTTGCCATTGTTCTCTCCTTAGTGTGTGTGGTTACTCACCGCTGATCTGGTCCGTGAGGACTCAGGCAGCGGACTCCTGCTTCTCACGCAGCGCGTCGACCGTGCGAACGGCCTGCGACAGCGGTGCGTTGAACAGATATGCGGCTCCGAACAGCGAGGCCTTGAAGGCGCCGGCCAGCTTGGCCAGCAGTACCTCACGGGACTCGAGGTCGGCGAGCTTGCCTACCTCTTCTGCGGTCAGCGGGTTACCGTCGAAGTAACCGCCCTTGACCACCAGCAGAGGGTTTGCCTTGGCGAAGTCACGCAGCGACTTCGCGACGGCGACAGGGTCACCGTGCACGAAGGCGATCGCGGACGGCCCAGCGAGCTCCTCGTCGAAAGACGAGATGCCGGCGTTGTTGGCCGCGATCTTGGTCAGCGTGTTCTTCACCACGGCGTAGGTCGCGTGCTCACTGATCGACGTGCGCAGCTGCTTGAGCTGAGCGACAGTGAGACCGCGGTACTCGGTCAGCAGAACGGCAGCAGAGTTCTCGAACAGGTTCTCGAGCTCGGCAACCGTGGCTTCCTTGTTCGCCATGGCCTACTCCTCAATCTTCTTCGTCGCACACCGCGGGAGCGGTGTGCCCGCCGAAACCCGCTGGAGAAAGAAAAAAGCTCCGGCGCAGAGGCACGGAGCTGGCGACCCAGAAACTGTGGAACAGAGGCTGGAACTTGCTTCATACACCTGCGCGGGCGCCCACCTGAGTGGATCTTCGGTCGTGCATGCACGACGACCAGCGGTCTTTGGCTCCGTACAGGTTACGGGATGCGAGGCGCCGCGTGCAAATCGGACTCGGCGACGGCCTCCGCGGGGACCAGCGGGAGGGACACCGTGAACGCGGTGCTTCCCGGTTCGCTGACGACCGAGACCTCGCCGCCGTGCGCCTGCACGACGGCCTGCACGATGGCCAGCCCGAGCCCGGTGGAGCCGGTGGCGCGGTTGCGCGAGCTGTCGCCGCGGGCGAATCGCTCGAACAGCGTGGCCCGGAGCTCCTCCGGGATCCCGGGGCCGTCGTCGGCGACCGTGACGATCGCGCGCTGGGCCAGCGCATCCACGCGGAGCCCGGCCGTGACCGTCGTGCCCGGAGGCGTGTGGACGCGGGCATTGGCGAGCAGGTTCATCAGCACCTGGTGGATGCGCGGGGCGTCGCCGAGCACCTCGACGGGTTCGTCGGGGAGGTCGAGCGTCCACTCGTGGTCCGGGCCGGCCGCGTGCGCGTCGCTGAGCGCATCCACCAGCAGCAGGGAGAGGTCGACCGGGTCGTGATCGAGCTCGCGTCCCTCATCGAGCCGGGCCAGCAGGAGGAGGTCCTCCACCAGGGAGGTCATGCGTGTCGCCTCGGACTCGATGCGGCCCAGCGAGTGCGTGACGTCGGGAGGCAGCTCGTGCGGCGCGCGACGCGTCAGTTCCGCGTAGCCGCGGATCGAGGCGAGCGGCGTCCGCAGCTCATGGCTGGCGTCGGCGACGAACTGGCGGACCTTCTGCTCACTCGCCTGTCGTGCGGTCAGAGCGGAGGCGACGTGCCCGAGCATCCGGTTGAGGGCTGCACCCACCTTCCCGACCTCGGTGTGCTGATCCGTGTCGGCTTCGGGCACGCGGACGGACAGGGCGACGTCGCCACGGTCGAGGGGCAGCGACGACACCTGCTCGGCCGTGCCCGTCACCCGCTCGAGCGGCCGCATCGCCAGCCGGACGACCACGTTCGCCAGCAGGAATGCGAAGACGAGGCCCGCGAGGGTCACCAGCGCGATGACCAGCGTGAGCCGGGCGACCGTCGCGTTCACGTCGCTGAGAGGCAGGCCGATGATGACGCTGTCGCCGTTCGTGAGCTCCACGGCAGCGACGCGGTAGTCGCCGAGCGAGGGTCCGAGGTTGATGGTTCGCGGATGCCCGTCGGAGGGGAGGGTGATCAACGCCGTCGTCGCGATCGGGACGCGCTGCGGCGCGACCGGCTGGTCGGGCGAACTCCCCTGCGGACGTTCCGAGAGGATCACCGGGTAGAGCAGCATGTCGCCGCTGCGGATCACGCCGAAGGTGCCGGTCTGCTGGCCGGGCGTCTGGACGATGCCGATGACGTCGGGACCGGTCGGCTGGTCGCCGTAGATCCGGTCGGCGGCACGCTGCCCCCGGTCGAGCGCCGACGTGAGCTGCCCATCCAGTCGCTGCATCAGGTAGTTCTGCAGCGCGAAGACGCTGACCGTCCCGATGACGGCGCCGAGCACGGCGAGCATCGCTACGACGACCAGCACCACGCGGCTGCGCAGCGTCCAGGACCGGAACGGACGAAGACGAGGGAACCGGCTGCCCGCTGCGCGGGCGGTGGTCATTGCGCGGCCTTCACCATGTACCCGGCGCCGCGGACGGTGTGGATCATCGGCGTACGGCCGGCGTCGATCTTCTTGCGCAGGTACGAGATGTAGAGCTCGACGACACTCGACGAGCCGCCGAAGTCGTAGCTCCACACGCGGTCCAGGATCTGCGCCTTGCTGAGCACCCGGCGCGGGTTGCGCATCAGGAAGCGCAGGAGTTCGAACTCCGTTGCGGTCAGCTGGATGGGCTCACCGTCGCGGTGCACCTCGTAGCTGTCCTCGTCGAGGACGAGATCGCCGACGATGAGCACCGGGTCCTCGTGGTCGGCGACCGCCGCGCGTGACCGGCGCAGCAGGCCGCGGAGCCGGGCGACCAGTTCCTCCAGGCTGAAGGGCTTGGTGACGTAGTCGTCCCCACCCGCGGTGAGACCGGCGATCCGGTCGTCCAGCGAGTCCTTGGCGGTGAGGAACAGCACGGGCGCCTCGTTGCCGTCGGCGCGCATGCGGTTGAGCACCTGCAGCCCGTCGATGTCCGGGAGCATGATGTCGAGCACCACGACGTCGGGCTTGAACTCGCGCGAGAGCTGCAGCGCCTGCTGGCCGGTGGAGGCCGTCTTGACGTCCCAGTCCTCATAGTGCAGAGCCATCGCGAGCAGATCCGTCAGCGTCGCTTCGTCGTCGACGACGAGCACGCGGATGGAGCTGCCGTCCGCGCGGCGCAGAAGCGAGCGGGACTGGCTGGAGGGGGCACCGGCGGCGCGAGCGTTCATGGTCACCTTTCCCATTATGAGGAGCCGCATGGATGCGGACCTTGCGCAACCTATGAACTCCCTGAGCGGCTCGCTCACCCTCGAGGCGGCGTCCGCGGCTGATGCATAGGTTCGCCACAGCGCGCCGAAAAGAGCGGTCCTTAATGTCCGGCAAGAAGCCCATCCGACAGCACAGTTTGGAAGCCCATGTTCGGAACCTATCTGCGGCGCGAGCTGCTCAACCGCCGCAAGCAGACGATCATCATCGCCATCGGCATGGCCCTGGCGATCGCGTTGGTCATCATCGTGAACGCCGTGTCCGCCGGCGTACGGCAGGCCCAGGAGAGCGTGCTCCAGTCCGTGTACGGAGTGGGCACCGACATCACGGTCAGCCAGCCCGCCACCGCCCAGGGGGCAAACGCGCAGCAGGACGCGGGCGGTCGCCCGCGCTTCGACTTCGGTGCCGGATCGGGCACCGACACCGGCACTGCACGGCAGGTGAACACCTCCCGCCTCGAGCCCACCCGTGGCGCCACAGTCATGGACGCTTCGACCCTCACCACGGTGAAGTCCGTGCACAACGTGGCGTCGGCCGCCGCGGTGCTGTCCCTCACCAATACGAGCTTCAGCGGAACGCTGCCGAACTTCCAGCAGCTGCGGCAGGAGCGCCAGGGCGGGCAGGCGGCGCAGCCGACCGCTCCGCCGACCGGTGGTTCGGACGGAGCGGGCGGCAGCTCGTTCACGGTCGACTCCTTCTCCGTGCTCGGCCTCGATCCGGCCGGCAAGTCGGTAGGGCCTCTGGCCTCCGTCACCCTGACCGGTGGTCGCAGCTTCACCGCGGCGGACCAGGGCAAGGATGTCGTGGTGCTGGACGCCAGCTACGCCAAGACCGCGAGCAAAGCGGTCGGCGACACCATCACCATCGGCGGCACCGACTTCGCGGTGATCGGGATCGTCGCGGCCACCGGCTCCGACGCGACCACAGCAGCGAATGCCTACATCCCCCTGGATGTCGCCCAGACGCTCTCCGGACAGACCGCGAAGATCTCGTCGGTCTACGTGAAGGCGGCGTCGTCGGGTGACATCGATCAGCTCAAGACGGACCTCACCAAGGCGGTGTCGGGCGCAACGGTCAGCACGCAGGCGGACCTCGCCTCCACCGTCTCCGGCTCCCTCGGGAGCGCGGGCGAGCTCATCGCGAATCTCGGGACCTGGCTGTCGGTGATCGTCCTCGCGGCCGCGTTCCTCATCGCCATCCTCTTCACCATCTCCGGCGTCACCCGGCGCACCCGCGAGTTCGGCACCCTCAAGGCGATCGGCTGGTCGAACCGCCGGATCGTCGGTCAGGTCGCCGGCGAGTCCGTGGTGCAGGGCGTCATCGGCGGCGTGATCGGCGTCGCGATCGGTCTCCTCGGAGTCCTGGTCGTCAACGTGATCTCGCCGACACTGACCGGCAGCATCAGCCATGGCTTCAGCAATGCCGCCGGCCGCGGGGCCGGTGCCGGCTCCGCGGCGAACGCCCCGGGCTCCGGCACCGGCTTCGCCGGAGGCGGGGCGTTCGGAGCCGCGAGGCAGGCGGCCACCACCACAGCGGACATCACCCTGCACGCACCGGTGACCCTGTGGATCATCGTCGGCGCGGTCGCCCTGGCCGTGCTCGGCGGACTCCTGGCCGGCGCGATCGGCGGGTGGCGCGCATCCCGCCTCCGCCCGGCGGCCGCCCTGCGCTCCGTCGCCTGAATCCGTCGCACCGACCCGGGCCGCCATCGGCCCCACACCCAAGGAGTCACCGTGTACACCCTCACCGATGTCACCAAGAAGTACAGCCAGTCGAAGCGCCAGGTGGTCGCGCTGGACGACGTCACCCTGGAGATCCCCGACGGACAGCTGGTCGCCATCCAGGGGCCGACCGGAGGCGGCAAGTCGACCCTGCTGCAGATGCTGGGAGCGCTCGACCGGCCCACCTCCGGCTCGGTGCAGCTCGGCTCGGACAGCCTCTCGAAACAGCGCGACGGGAAGCTGGCGAGGATCCGCGCGGAAGAGATCGGCTTCGTCTTCCAGGGCTTCAACCTCATCCCGACGCTCACCGCGCAGGAGAACGTCGAGACCGCACTGGCACCGCTCGGAGTCAGCGGAGCGGAGCGCAGGAGGCGGGCCGCCGAGGCGCTGGCCTCCGTAGGACTCGCCGATCGCGGCAACCACCTGCCGTCGGAGCTCTCCGGCGGTCAGCAGCAGCGCGTCGCCATCGCCCGGGCGCTGGTCAAGGATCCCGAGGTGCTCCTCGCCGACGAGCCCACGGGCAACCTGGACGAGGAGACCCGCGACGAGATCATGGACCTGCTCGAAGGGCTGTGGCGGGACCGCGGACTCACCGTGATCATCGTCACCCACGACACCGCCGTCGCCAAGCGCGCCCAGCGCCGGCTGCACATCAAGCACGGCCGGGTGAACGAGGTGGCGTAAGCGCCGGCCCCGTGGCCGGTCGCTCAGGGCAGCGGGACGACGACCATCCCGAGCGCCTCGGCCAGCACGACCGCCTGACGCTCGTCGATGACGGTCCCGCGCAGGACGACACCGGAGGGGTCGACGCCGGTCAGGTCGCTGCCCGCGATGCTCGCGGCGCTCAGGTCGGCGCCCTCGAGCAGCGCGGCGCTGAGGTCGCATCCTTCGAACCGGGCCTCCTGGCAGCGCGCCTCGGACAGGTCGGCCTCCCGCAGCCGGACGCCCTCGAAGGTCGTGCCGCGGAGTTCGGCGCGGCTGAGCCCGGCGAACGACCAGTTGCCGCCCTCCACGGTGAGGAGTGCGAACTCGCAGGCGTGGAAGCTGCTGCCGGTCAGCTTGCAGCGGCGGAAGGTGGCGTCGAAGAAGTTGCACGACTCGAACCGGCAGTTCACGAAGGCCGAGTCGGTGTGCTCGCTCACGTTGAAGCGCACCTTGCGAAACACGCACTCGGTGAACGTCGCCCCGGAACTGCGCAGCTCAGTCATGTCGACGTCGTCGAACACGACGCCGGTGTACTCGACCCCGTCGAGGTCGCGCCCGTACCAGTCTTCGCCTTTGATCGCGTCCTCGATGCTCGTCACCAGGCGAGCCTAGCCGCGGGGGCTGACACGGAACCGCCTCCTGCGGGTAGCATCGCCGCGCGAGGGGGATGCTCATGACGACGCTCGAGGGACGCGCCGGGACCGCACTGCTCGTGATCGATGTTCAGAACGGTGTCATCGGCGGTGCTCATCGCCGGGACGAGGTCGTGGCGGCCATCCGGTCCCTGGTGGACCGGGCCCGTGACGAGGACGTTCCGGTGGTCTGGATCCAGCACTCCGACGAGAACCTGACCCCGGGCAGCGAGGAGTGGGAGTACGTGCCCGAGCTCACGCGATCCGACACGGAGGCGCTCGTGCCGAAGAGCTACGCCGATGCGTTCGAGGACTCGACCCTCGAGTCGGTGCTCGCCGACGCCGGTGTCGGCCGCATCGTGGTGACGGGCTCGCAGACGGACGAGTGCATCCGTTCGACCATCCACGGCGGCGTGGTGCGGGGATACGACGTGACCCTGGTCGGCGACGCGCACACCACCGAGGATCTCACCGAGTGGGGTGCTCCCCCGCCCGACCTGGTGATCGCGCACACGAACCTGTACTGGTCGAACCACCGCGCACCCGGCCGCACCGCGGAGGTCGTGGACGCCGCCGAGGTCGCCTTCCGCTGAAGCGTGCCCGATACGCTCGACGCATGGCCCACGATCTCGCGAACGTCCTCGGCGACGTGGGGCCACTCGTCTTCTACCTGGTGGTCTGGGGACTCGTGTTCGCCGGCACCGGACTGTTCGTCGGCGTGTTCATCCCGTTCATCACCGGCGACTCCCTGCTGTTCGCGGCCGGGATCCTCACGGGAACCCATCCGGAGCTCTCGATCTGGGTGCTCGCCATCGGCGTGGGCGTCGCAGCGGTGCTGGGCGACCAGGTGGGCTTCTGGCTCGGGCGACGGGTCGGGCGTCCGTACCTGACGAAGCGCGGGGGCCGCTGGGTGCAGGCGGGCGTGCGCAGGGCGGAGCGCTTCTACGAGCTGTTCGGCTGGTGGTCCGTGGTGATCAGCCGGTACATCCCGTGGGGGCGCGTCTTCATCCCGCCGATCGCCGGCATCAGCGCGATGCGGTACTGGCGATTCCTGAGCGCCAACATCGTCGGAGCGCTCAGCTGGGGCGTGCTGATCACCGTCATCGGGTACTTCGCGGCGGTCAACCCGAGCGTGCGACCGGTCGCGTATATCGTCGCCGGTGTCGTGATCGTCGCGTCGCTCGTCGCAGGCGTGCGGGCCTGGGCGCTCGACCGCCGCTCTCACGCGCCGATCGCGCGCGGGGCGGGCGCCGAAGGTGCCGGCGCTGAGGGTGCCGGCGCTGAGGTTGCTGGCGCTGAGGGCGCCGGCGCTGAGGGTGCCGGCTCGGGCGACGTGCGCTGAGCCGCCTGCAGGCGGTCGGCCAGGGCGGCCGCCGTCTCGGCCAGCGGCGCTGGGCCGACGATGTCGAACGGTGCATCGAAGCGGGCGAGCGACGCCAGCAGGCCCATCCACGACCATGAGCGCGTCACGATCCGCGTGCGGTCGTCGTCGAGTTCCTCGATCTCACCCTCTGCGATCCACGGCGTCACCGCGTGCACCGGGAGGTGGATGACGACCTCGCCGATGCAGGGCAAGCGGTCCTCATCTTCCGAGCCCTTGAAGCGCGCGCCGACGAACGAGGCAGCACTTCCCGACGGCATGGTCCGTCGTTCGAATCGCGGACCGGATGGCGTCCGCGGTGTCAGCCGGTCGAGCCGGAAGATCCGCCAGGCGTCGCGGTCGAGGTCCCACGCGACGAGGTACCAGCGCGCGTCCCGCACGACCACGCCGTGCGGTTCGGCGCGACGGGGCGGGCCGTCGGATCCTGCGTAGTCGAACCGGAGCACCATCCTCCGGTGCACGGCATCGCTGACGGCCTCCAGCACTGCCGCGTCCGTGGGCGAGTCCACGGCTCCTCGCTCGAAGCGGATGCCGTCGACGCGGTGCCGCAGGCGCGACGGCATCACCTGCCGCACGGTCGCGAGCGCCCGGGCCGCGGCCTCGTCGATACCGGCACCGGAGGCGCCCGCGTATTGCAGCGCGACCGACACGGCGACCGCCTGCTCCTCGTCGAACAGCAACGGCGGCAGCTCGGAGCCGGCGGCGAGCCGGTAGCCGCCGTCCGGCCCTTTGACGGCGTCGATGCGGTAGCCGAGTTCGCGAAGCCGGTCGACGTCCCGTCTCACGGTGCGGGTGGTGACGTTCAGCCGCTCCGCCAGCGCGGAGCCGGACCAGTCGCGGCGCACCTGCAGCAGCGACAGCATGGCGAGCATCCTCGACGAGTTCCCGGTCATGGATGCAGTCTCTCGCAGGTAGAGGACCGTAGTTGTCCTCTACTCCTGTCAGCCTGGCGGAGCCGGGAAGGTCCCGGTGACGAGAGCGAGGCACAGATCATGAGCATCACCACCACATCCCACCTGAACTTCCGGGACGGCGGGGCGCGAGACGCCCTGGGCTTCTACGCCGAGGTGTTCGGCGGGGAGCTCACCATCGCCACCTACGGCGACTTCGGGATGCCTGCGGACCTTCCGGGTGCGCGAGGAGTCATGTTCGGTCAGGTGATTTCCGCGGACGGCTTCCGCATCATGGCCTACGACGTCCCGGGCGAAACGAGCGCACAGCAGCCGCGCGAGCTCTTCACGCGCAGGGAGAACGGCACGACGATCACCGATCAGGAGTACTTCGTGAGCGTTCGCGGCTCGTCTCTCGACGAGGTCTCCGGGTACTGGGAGCGGCTCGCCGACGGCGCAACCATCGTCGAACCGCTGGCCGCATCCGCCTGGTCTGCGGGCTTCGGGATGCTGACCGACCGTTTCGGCGTCACCTGGGTTCTCGACGTGGCGTGAGCCCAGGTGACGCCGGCCGGTTCAGTCCTGGTTGCTGAAGGCGGCGTCGAAGGATGCGGTCGGCTGCTTCCAGAGGAGCGAGCGGATGTAGCCCACCGCCTCCTTGGCGCCGTGCAGGCGGTCCATGCCCGCGTCTTCCCATTCGATCGAGATCGGACCGGAGTAGCCGATCGACTCGAGCGCCCGGAAGGCGTCCTCCCACGGGACGTCCCCGTGCCCGGTGGAGACGAAGTCCCAGCCGCGGCGCGGGTCGCCCCAGGGCAGGTGCGATCCGAGCACTCCGGCGCGGCCGTTCTTGGGACGCAGCCGCGTGTCCTTGCAGTCGACGTGGTAGATGCGGTCCTGGAAGTCGACGATGAAGCCGACCGGGTCGATGTCCTGCCACATCATGTGCGACGGGTCCCAGTTGAAGCCGAAGGCCTCGCGGT
This region of Leifsonia sp. fls2-241-R2A-40a genomic DNA includes:
- a CDS encoding class I SAM-dependent methyltransferase gives rise to the protein MSEHPDVIATRAAYDTVADDYADLLRDDLAESEFDRAMLDVFAEQIRRAGGGAVGDLGCGPGRIAGYLADRGLDVVGIDLSPRMVEAARRDHPAVRFEVASMAALPFGDAGLAGALAWYSVIHTPEERQDELYAEFARVVRPDGRLLLAFQVGDDVVHLTHAYGHDLDLHTRRQQPDRVRERLVGAGFERLAELVRQPVPPEKSPQAYVLARRV
- a CDS encoding NAD(P)H-binding protein — protein: MNETIVVTGGTGRIGRSVVPRLVAAGHDVRVLSRHPLPASGDARVRQVVGDTVKGVGLDAAFADAGTVLHLAGGARGDDRAADTVAEAARRAGTAHLILISVVGAGRMPIGYFRAKATAERAVEASGVPWSILAVSQLHEFVLPLVRGLSRLPLTPAPGGLRFEPVHREEVAERLASLALSEPAGRVPDLAGPEVLDLVELVRRYSGRRRPTLPVRLPGAVGRAYRAGDNLADASAQRGVRTWDEFLRESADGPVVPGGSSALR
- a CDS encoding sigma-70 family RNA polymerase sigma factor; its protein translation is MTDADLLAERFQAARPRLTAIATRLLSSSVDAEDAVQETWLRLRSADVATIENVDAWLTTVLSRICLDQLRTPRRLRERSWEVRPWPAEPRSVLGDPAAEAEQGERVAAALLLVLDELRPAERIAFVLHDVFGRPFDEVAEALGRSPEAARQLASRARRRLHGSTDPRRPDAHRARPLVDAWLQAAQQGDVTRLLALLDENATLRADYGATQQRLAGRQQIAEQAVLSARLAAHSTPVLLGGRPGVAAVLSGRVVSVMAFEIEGDRILRLDVLADPGRLAGLRVAEALGIA
- the rplL gene encoding 50S ribosomal protein L7/L12 → MAKLTTDELLDAFKELTLIELSEFVKKFEETFEVTAAAPVAVAAPAAGGAGAAAEEVEEKDSFDVVLEAAGDKKIQVIKEVRALTSLGLGEAKALVDGAPSTVIEGANKETADKAKAQLEEAGATVTLK
- the rplJ gene encoding 50S ribosomal protein L10; translation: MANKEATVAELENLFENSAAVLLTEYRGLTVAQLKQLRTSISEHATYAVVKNTLTKIAANNAGISSFDEELAGPSAIAFVHGDPVAVAKSLRDFAKANPLLVVKGGYFDGNPLTAEEVGKLADLESREVLLAKLAGAFKASLFGAAYLFNAPLSQAVRTVDALREKQESAA
- a CDS encoding HAMP domain-containing sensor histidine kinase; translation: MTTARAAGSRFPRLRPFRSWTLRSRVVLVVVAMLAVLGAVIGTVSVFALQNYLMQRLDGQLTSALDRGQRAADRIYGDQPTGPDVIGIVQTPGQQTGTFGVIRSGDMLLYPVILSERPQGSSPDQPVAPQRVPIATTALITLPSDGHPRTINLGPSLGDYRVAAVELTNGDSVIIGLPLSDVNATVARLTLVIALVTLAGLVFAFLLANVVVRLAMRPLERVTGTAEQVSSLPLDRGDVALSVRVPEADTDQHTEVGKVGAALNRMLGHVASALTARQASEQKVRQFVADASHELRTPLASIRGYAELTRRAPHELPPDVTHSLGRIESEATRMTSLVEDLLLLARLDEGRELDHDPVDLSLLLVDALSDAHAAGPDHEWTLDLPDEPVEVLGDAPRIHQVLMNLLANARVHTPPGTTVTAGLRVDALAQRAIVTVADDGPGIPEELRATLFERFARGDSSRNRATGSTGLGLAIVQAVVQAHGGEVSVVSEPGSTAFTVSLPLVPAEAVAESDLHAAPRIP
- a CDS encoding response regulator transcription factor, which produces MNARAAGAPSSQSRSLLRRADGSSIRVLVVDDEATLTDLLAMALHYEDWDVKTASTGQQALQLSREFKPDVVVLDIMLPDIDGLQVLNRMRADGNEAPVLFLTAKDSLDDRIAGLTAGGDDYVTKPFSLEELVARLRGLLRRSRAAVADHEDPVLIVGDLVLDEDSYEVHRDGEPIQLTATEFELLRFLMRNPRRVLSKAQILDRVWSYDFGGSSSVVELYISYLRKKIDAGRTPMIHTVRGAGYMVKAAQ
- a CDS encoding ABC transporter permease, whose product is MFGTYLRRELLNRRKQTIIIAIGMALAIALVIIVNAVSAGVRQAQESVLQSVYGVGTDITVSQPATAQGANAQQDAGGRPRFDFGAGSGTDTGTARQVNTSRLEPTRGATVMDASTLTTVKSVHNVASAAAVLSLTNTSFSGTLPNFQQLRQERQGGQAAQPTAPPTGGSDGAGGSSFTVDSFSVLGLDPAGKSVGPLASVTLTGGRSFTAADQGKDVVVLDASYAKTASKAVGDTITIGGTDFAVIGIVAATGSDATTAANAYIPLDVAQTLSGQTAKISSVYVKAASSGDIDQLKTDLTKAVSGATVSTQADLASTVSGSLGSAGELIANLGTWLSVIVLAAAFLIAILFTISGVTRRTREFGTLKAIGWSNRRIVGQVAGESVVQGVIGGVIGVAIGLLGVLVVNVISPTLTGSISHGFSNAAGRGAGAGSAANAPGSGTGFAGGGAFGAARQAATTTADITLHAPVTLWIIVGAVALAVLGGLLAGAIGGWRASRLRPAAALRSVA
- a CDS encoding ABC transporter ATP-binding protein: MYTLTDVTKKYSQSKRQVVALDDVTLEIPDGQLVAIQGPTGGGKSTLLQMLGALDRPTSGSVQLGSDSLSKQRDGKLARIRAEEIGFVFQGFNLIPTLTAQENVETALAPLGVSGAERRRRAAEALASVGLADRGNHLPSELSGGQQQRVAIARALVKDPEVLLADEPTGNLDEETRDEIMDLLEGLWRDRGLTVIIVTHDTAVAKRAQRRLHIKHGRVNEVA
- a CDS encoding pentapeptide repeat-containing protein encodes the protein MTSIEDAIKGEDWYGRDLDGVEYTGVVFDDVDMTELRSSGATFTECVFRKVRFNVSEHTDSAFVNCRFESCNFFDATFRRCKLTGSSFHACEFALLTVEGGNWSFAGLSRAELRGTTFEGVRLREADLSEARCQEARFEGCDLSAALLEGADLSAASIAGSDLTGVDPSGVVLRGTVIDERQAVVLAEALGMVVVPLP